In Pararhizobium sp. A13, the genomic stretch GCGATCGGCGAAGGCGTGGCGGAGTTTGCTATCGGTGATCGCGTCGCCTGGGTTTACGCCCCGGGAAGCTATGCGGAACGCATTTCGATTCCTGCGACGTCGCTCGTGAAAGTCCCTGAATTTATTGATGACCGAACGGCTGCTTCGCTCATGATGCAGGGATTGACCGCCAGTCACTTCGCCACCGATTTCCATCCAATTCAGCCCGGGGATACTGCTCTCGTACATGCAGCGGCAGGCGGCGTCGGCCTGTTGCTGACACAGATCATCAGGTTGAGAGGCGGCCGCGTTATCGGTCGCGTATCGTCCGACGACAAGGTCGCAATCGCCAAGCAGGCAGGTGCCGAGGCCGTCATCGTGGATACGGAGGGAGAATTCGCTGACGAAGTCCTGCGCCTGACCGACGGCAGGGGCGTGGAAGTGGTCTATGACGGTTCCGGACCCAAGACCTTTAAGGGTTCCCTCGACGCACTTCGCCGGTCAGGTACGTTCTGCTGGTATGGCCCGGTGCTCGGAGGGCCCGGGCCCCTGGATATTATGAGCCTGCCGAAAAGCATCAGGATCGGCTACGCCGTCTTTTCCGACCACATCCATACACCCGAGCTCCTTCGCGCCCGCACCACGCAGCTTTTCGATTGGATTGAGAATGGGTCGCTCAAGGTCGGCATCGGCGGAATCTATCCCCTCGCGCAAGCCGCCCAGGCGCACGCGGACATGGCTAGCCGCGCGACCACCGGTAAGCTGCTTTTGATCCCATAAGGGAGCAAGTGATCAGCGATACAGTGAATTGACCGGCGCTGTTGGCAGGGCGCTATCTGCCGATCAGCGTTGTTCGATCCTGCAGTGTCGTCGATGTCGCCGAGAATGCGCACACATCGATCATAGAAGGTCTCCCCCGCCATTGTCCGTTCGACACACCGTGTGGAATGGACAAACAGCCGCGCACCGAGCTCGCGCTCGAGCGCCTGGATCTGGGTGGACAGCGCTCCTGCGCGCTTCATTTCAAGAGATGATCCGGTCGGCCGGCAAATCGCGCGACGAGAAAATCAATAAAGACGCGCAGCTTGACCGGAATATAGCGTGTCGGCGGATAGAGGGCGTAAACCGACATTTCCGGGACTTCGTAGTCTGAAAGAATGCGCAGGAGGCTACCGTCCCGTACCTGAGCGCTCACTATGAACGTAGGCAATAGTGCTATGCCTCTCCCGTCGACGGCCGCATCGCGCAGAATTTCGCCATTGTTCGAGCACAGCGTCCAGGGTACCTGAACAGTGTGCTCTCCATCGGCACCGGTCAATTTCCATTGCATGCCGGTGGCCAGGTAACCGTAACTCAGGCAGTTGTGATCCCGCAGATACTTCGGATGTTTCGGCATGCCGGCCCGATCCAGATAGTGTGGGGAAGCGCAAAGGATACGGGGTACGGGCGCAATCTTGCGGGCGATGAGGTTGAAGGGTGGCGACTCGGTGATGCGTACGGTTACGTCAAAACCCTCCTGAACCGTATCGAGTTGCTCATCGCTCAGCGCCAGGTTTGTTTGAAGCTCGGGATAGCGCTCCATGAAGTCGCTGACCGCATGGCCGAGGAGCATCGTGCCGAACGACATCGGTGCATTGACACGCAGCAGACCGCGCGGTGCGGCATGGGAGTGCGATAGCGCGAGCTCCGCCTCCTCGATCTCCGCCAGGATGCTGATGCAGCGTTCGAAATAGCTTTGGCCGGCATCGGTCGGACTGACGCTCTGGGTCGTGCGGTTCAGCAGTTGCACCCCGAGGTCGGCTTCAAGGTCGATAACATATTTACTGACGGCAGAGCGGGACAAACGCATTTCCTTTGCCGCTTCGGTAAAGCTGCCATGCGCCACAACTTTTGTGAATGCTCGCATGTTCGTCAGCTTGTCCATTTGATAATCTCCGTCTGTATAAGATTTTACTCATCGAATACTATCATCGCGGCCGTTGTCAACGAAACGGTGACAAGTTGGTGAGCATTGCGGCAATTGTCATCGGTTTGTCTCCGCTGTAGTACAGTCTCTCTTAGCGTGTACGGGCAAGAATCGGAGCGGCCCTGCTGCGCGACGTAATGATTGGAGGAAAACCAGGCGTTAGTGGTCATCGATTGCCTTTTCCTGGCTGTTACATGAGTGCCGACGATCCGGGCAGTTCTTCAATAACCGTGCCTTCACGACAAAGGAGCAGGAAATGTCCAAATATCTCGAAGTGCTAACCCCGCAAAATAGCCAGATCATCTTCATCGACCAGCAGCCTCAGATGGCGTTCGGCGTACAGTCGATCGACCGGCAGACCCTGAAAAACAACGTTGTCGCTTTGGCAAAGGCCGCCAAGGTTTTCAACATTCCGACGACGATCACCACGGTTGAGACGGATAGTTTCTCCGGGAACACTTACCCCGAACTGCTGGGCGTTTTCCCGGAGAACAACGTCCTCGAGCGCACGTCGATGAATTCGTGGGACGATCAGAACGTTCGTGATGCGCTGGCGAAGAATGCAGCGAACGGTCGGAAAAAAGTGGTCGTTTCGGGCCTTTGGACGGAAGTCTGCAACACCACCTTCGCACTCTCCTGCCTGCATGACACCGACTACGAAATCTACATGGTTGCAGACGCCTCGGGCGGCACCTCCGTCGATGCGCACAAATACGCGATGGACCGCATGATCCAGGCTGGCGTCGTCCCGATGACGTGGCAGCAGGTCATGTTGGAGTGGCAGCGCGATTGGGCACACAAGGAGACCTACGATGCCGTCACCGGCATCGTCAAGGAACACTCCGGCGCGTACGGCATGGGTATCGACTATGCGATCACCCATGTCCACAAAGGCCCCGAGCGCGTGACGCATGGTGAACGCGTCGGCCCGAACCCGGCGAAATAATTGTGACTGGCTTGCCGATGGCGGACGGAACCCACAAGGGCAAACCGCCTCGCCATCGGCCCATTAAAAATTGCGACCGTTCTACCGACGACATCACGGACCCACTCAAAGGGCGACGATCGGCGATATGCTGCGTTGGTGGAGACGGGGAGGTGATCGCCCAACGACAATTGCAATCGGAGGCATCCCATGAAACTCTATCTCATGTCCCTCGGCGCCGGTATTCTTGTCGGTGTTATCTACAGCCTGCTGAACGTGCGCTCCCCCGCGCCTCCGATCATCGCCCTTATCGGGCTGCTGGGCATCTTGATCGGAGAGCAGCTTGTCCCCGTGGGCAAGCAGCTCATCGCTGGAACGGCTTTTGCCTCCGCTTGCGACAAGGCTCATGCCGTCAGTCATGTCTTTGGCCAGCTTCCCGGCCGGCATGTCGCCGAACAGATCAAACCTTCGGAGGTGAAGCGCTCGTGACCGTTTCCTTCGTTGCTTCACTTCCCTTGCAAGGAGCGGGGTGATGCCCACGCGCCGCACGTTCCTCGGCGCGGCGTCAAGCCTCGCTTTCCCCCGTCTGTTTTCCCCGGCCAATGCCGCCGATCCCATCAAAACGGGAGATACTGCCATGCACGCAGATATCGTTCTTCACCACGGACTGATCACCACGCTCGACCGCGCCAACCCGAACGCCACCGCCGTCGCCATCAAGGACGGCGCCTTTCTGGCCGTGGGCGGCGACAGCGAGATCATGGCGCTGGCCGGGCCGGATACCAAGGTCATCGACCTCAAGGGCAAACGCGTCCTGCCAGGGCTGATCGACAACCACACTCACGTCGTTCGGGGTGGGCTGAACTACAATCTGGAGCTGCGATGGGACGGTATTCGCTCGCTTGCCGATGCGATGGACATGCTCAAGCGCCAGGTGGCGATCACGCCGGCGCCGCAATGGGTGCGCGTCGTCGGCGGATTTACCGAACATCAGTTCGCCGAAAAGCGCCTGCCGACGATCGATGAGATCAATGCTGTTGCGCCAGAGACGCCGGTTTTCCTGCTGCATCTTTACGATCGAGCACTGCTGAACGCTGCCGCCCTGCGCGCGGTGGGCTATACGAAGGACACGCCCAGCCCGCCCGGCGGTGAGATCTCCCGCGACGCCAACGGCAACCCGACCGGCCTGCTACTGGCAAAGCCGAACGCAGGCATTCTCTATTCCACGCTAGCCAAAGGTCCGAAGCTGCCTTTCGACTATCAGGTCAATTCCACCCGGCATTTCATGCGCGAGCTGAACCGTCTCGGCGTCACCGGCGTCATCGATGCGGGCGGCGGTTTCCAGAACTACCCGGACGACTACGCCGTCATCCAGAAGCTTTCCGATGACGGGCAGATGACGGTTCGCCTCGCCTACAACCTTTTCACCCAGAAGCCGAAGGAGGAAAAGCAAGACTTCCTCAACTGGACGGCCTCGTTGAAGTACAAGCAGGGCAGCGACTATTTCCGCCACAACGGCGCCGGCGAGATGCTGGTGTTTTCCGCCGCCGATTTCGAGGATTTCCGCGAACCACGCCCGGACATGCCGCCTGAAATGGAAGGCGACCTGGACGGCGTCGTGCGCATTTTGGCGGAAAACCGCTGGCCATGGCGCATGCATGCAACCTATGACGAGACGATCTCCCGCGCGCTCGATGTCTTCGAGAAGGTCAATCAGGACATTCCGCTTGAAGGGCTGAACTGGTTCTTCGACCATGCCGAAACAATTTCCGAGCGCTCGATCGAC encodes the following:
- a CDS encoding quinone oxidoreductase; amino-acid sequence: MKAVIMNSIGDTDVMEVVDRPEPAATPGHVLVEIAVAGVNFMDIGVRQGMAWTETPNPKVLGVEGAGRVLAIGEGVAEFAIGDRVAWVYAPGSYAERISIPATSLVKVPEFIDDRTAASLMMQGLTASHFATDFHPIQPGDTALVHAAAGGVGLLLTQIIRLRGGRVIGRVSSDDKVAIAKQAGAEAVIVDTEGEFADEVLRLTDGRGVEVVYDGSGPKTFKGSLDALRRSGTFCWYGPVLGGPGPLDIMSLPKSIRIGYAVFSDHIHTPELLRARTTQLFDWIENGSLKVGIGGIYPLAQAAQAHADMASRATTGKLLLIP
- a CDS encoding LysR substrate-binding domain-containing protein; amino-acid sequence: MDKLTNMRAFTKVVAHGSFTEAAKEMRLSRSAVSKYVIDLEADLGVQLLNRTTQSVSPTDAGQSYFERCISILAEIEEAELALSHSHAAPRGLLRVNAPMSFGTMLLGHAVSDFMERYPELQTNLALSDEQLDTVQEGFDVTVRITESPPFNLIARKIAPVPRILCASPHYLDRAGMPKHPKYLRDHNCLSYGYLATGMQWKLTGADGEHTVQVPWTLCSNNGEILRDAAVDGRGIALLPTFIVSAQVRDGSLLRILSDYEVPEMSVYALYPPTRYIPVKLRVFIDFLVARFAGRPDHLLK
- a CDS encoding hydrolase; this translates as MSKYLEVLTPQNSQIIFIDQQPQMAFGVQSIDRQTLKNNVVALAKAAKVFNIPTTITTVETDSFSGNTYPELLGVFPENNVLERTSMNSWDDQNVRDALAKNAANGRKKVVVSGLWTEVCNTTFALSCLHDTDYEIYMVADASGGTSVDAHKYAMDRMIQAGVVPMTWQQVMLEWQRDWAHKETYDAVTGIVKEHSGAYGMGIDYAITHVHKGPERVTHGERVGPNPAK
- a CDS encoding XapX domain-containing protein gives rise to the protein MKLYLMSLGAGILVGVIYSLLNVRSPAPPIIALIGLLGILIGEQLVPVGKQLIAGTAFASACDKAHAVSHVFGQLPGRHVAEQIKPSEVKRS
- a CDS encoding amidohydrolase; this encodes MPTRRTFLGAASSLAFPRLFSPANAADPIKTGDTAMHADIVLHHGLITTLDRANPNATAVAIKDGAFLAVGGDSEIMALAGPDTKVIDLKGKRVLPGLIDNHTHVVRGGLNYNLELRWDGIRSLADAMDMLKRQVAITPAPQWVRVVGGFTEHQFAEKRLPTIDEINAVAPETPVFLLHLYDRALLNAAALRAVGYTKDTPSPPGGEISRDANGNPTGLLLAKPNAGILYSTLAKGPKLPFDYQVNSTRHFMRELNRLGVTGVIDAGGGFQNYPDDYAVIQKLSDDGQMTVRLAYNLFTQKPKEEKQDFLNWTASLKYKQGSDYFRHNGAGEMLVFSAADFEDFREPRPDMPPEMEGDLDGVVRILAENRWPWRMHATYDETISRALDVFEKVNQDIPLEGLNWFFDHAETISERSIDRIAALGGGIAVQHRMAYQGEYFVDRYGHGAAEATPPIARMLEKGVKVSAGTDATRVASYNPWVSLSWMITGKTVGGMQLYPRANCLDRETALRMWTENVTWFSNEEGKKGRIEKGQFADLIVPDKDFFACSEDEISFLTSDLTMVGGKIVYGAIDFKELNENDVPPAMPDWSPVRAFGGYAAWGEPDGAGKNSLRRAAISGCGCTNNCNVHGHDHAGAWTSKLPVADLKGFFGALGCACWAV